In the Brevinematia bacterium genome, AGGAATCAGAGCACTAGGAGAGAAGATAAAGTCCTCATACCCAAAGTACGAGATAAATCTGTTATTAACACATACCCATTGGGATCACATCCAAGGACTTCCCTTCTTTTCACCAATTTTTGACTACAGGTATAAAATTCTAATATACGGTCCCAGCATGTTAGGAAAACTACGAAACATGATAAGTGGACAAATGGGATACATATATTTCCCTGTCAAGATGGAAGATCTTGCATCTTACCTTGAGTTTAGAGAACTTGAAAGTGAGACTTTCAAAATAGGAAAAACCACGGTTTCAACAATTTACCTCTATCACCCCACAGCTTGCCTTGGCTATTCTTTTGAATACAACGGCAAAAAAGTAGTCACATTATTTGACTTTGAAGTAGATATACCCAAACCACAGATACTAGGAGGAAACTATTTTTCCCAAATGGTTAGAATAGTTGGAAAAGAAAACATTCCATCAGAAGAAAAAATATTAGAGTTTGCCAGAAATGCAGACATCCTTGTAATAGACGCTCAGTATACAAAGAAAGAGTACACCACCAAAAAAGGATGGGGGCATTCATCAATTCCCAGCGCTATAAACTTCGGAATAAAAGCAATGGCTAAGAAAATAATCCTATTCCACCTAGACCCAAACAGAAAAGACGAAGACATGATGCTGATAGAACACTACATTGAAAACTACTTTAGGATGAAAGGTATTAAGTTCAAAATATATGTTGCAAGAGAAGGAATGGAAATTGAAGTTTAACCTACTTCTACTAGAAATACTTAACATCAAAGTAATTCCACTCATACTTGCAGTAAGTATTACCTTGGGGTGTGAAACTCCTAACCATCATAGCGAAAATCTAGAAGAAACTAATTTAATAGCTACAAAAAGTAAAATTGTGGAAGAAATAGAAAAGTTTAAAGATGTTAAGTTTGGCCTAGGAGAAAAATTCCTCATAGAGGGTATTGATTACCTTTCCACCATGAACTACAACAGAGCAATATATTCTCTCAGTAAGTCAATATTCTATAACCCTATCCCTTCTGAGACAAAGTACCTTCTAGCCAAAGCCTACTTTAACTCAGGAAAAATAAAAAACGCTATAGACCTGCTTGAGGAAATAAAAGACAGCGAGCTTTCAACATTCGTTCTACCTAAACTCTCCTCCATTTACTCAAGACTATCCCTATCATTCAACTATAAGCTTCCTCTTTCATACTTCAGCCTGACAAATATATACGGAATCCTCTCAAATAGAAAAGTATTCTCTCTACCTAGCAGTATAAGATTTTTCCCTGAGAAAGGAATCGCTATAAATTCCTTCTCTGACGGCAAATTTCTAACTTTTGACAATCAATTTTCACTCTCACATTATACTCTAGGCAAGAAAATAGTGGATATTGCCTACGATGATGATAAAAAGGTCTTCTGGCTTCTGGGTTTCTCAGAGCTATACGAATACTCCGAAGGCTGGTTCAATCTAAATGTTTTAAACATCAACACTAAGAAGATCTTTAAATTTAGTGGAACAAACTTCAGAAAGATAAGCATTCTGGACGAGTGGTTGTATATACTTGATACGCTAAGTAAGAAAATACTGGTAATCAGCAAGGAAGATGGCAGAGTATTGTTCTCCTTTCCTGAAGCTTCACTACACAACCCAAAAGACCTTGAAGTGTATTCAGGGAAAATTTTCGTTTCCGATAGTAACGAAATAAAGGTATTTTCTAAGTATGGAGAACATCTATACTCTCTTACTTTCAGAGATATGATAAACGGGTTTTGCACATTTGGAGACAGTTTTGTAGTCGCAAGTGATAATGGCATA is a window encoding:
- a CDS encoding MBL fold metallo-hydrolase, with translation MIIRFWGVRGSIPVPGLTTAVYGGNTSCIEIRNDETIFIIDAGSGIRALGEKIKSSYPKYEINLLLTHTHWDHIQGLPFFSPIFDYRYKILIYGPSMLGKLRNMISGQMGYIYFPVKMEDLASYLEFRELESETFKIGKTTVSTIYLYHPTACLGYSFEYNGKKVVTLFDFEVDIPKPQILGGNYFSQMVRIVGKENIPSEEKILEFARNADILVIDAQYTKKEYTTKKGWGHSSIPSAINFGIKAMAKKIILFHLDPNRKDEDMMLIEHYIENYFRMKGIKFKIYVAREGMEIEV